In Parasteatoda tepidariorum isolate YZ-2023 chromosome 2, CAS_Ptep_4.0, whole genome shotgun sequence, one DNA window encodes the following:
- the LOC107449850 gene encoding uncharacterized protein, whose translation MILLFLSIVVWKECSALPLVPTAGTCNDTFITVFPPKIMNNWHVITHTDSIPPSFPHCILMKIGRRITFNTELRIDIINTIQADEAELTLPPIRGEMTVKALEPFGVFFPLSPIFPHNIQITDFDESCGCMAFWSCEQVMPSMSIRGAWVACQSTDVDEDCIEKLKGNVANASNIPTDLFIKTKYEKCF comes from the exons AtgatcttattatttttatcgatTGTAGTTTGGAAAGAATGTTCCGCTCTGCCATTAGTTCCAACTGCTGGGACATGTAATGATACATTTATTACAGTGTTTCCTCCAAAG aTTATGAATAATTGGCACGTGATTACTCACACGGATAGCATTCCCCCGTCGTTTCCACATTGCATTCTTATGAAAATTGGACGAAGGATAACCTTCAACACAGAGTTGCGTATAGATATTATTAACACCATTCA AGCAGACGAGGCTGAATTGACACTACCACCAATCCGAGGTGAGATGACAGTGAAAGCGCTGGAGCCATTTGGggtattttttccattaa gtCCGATATTCCCACACAATATTCAAATAACAGATTTTGATGAGAGCTGTGGATGCATGGCATTTTGGTCTTGTGAGCAAGTTATGCCTTCTATGAgcataa gggGAGCTTGGGTGGCCTGCCAATCAACAGATGTAGATGAAGATTGTATTgagaaattaaaaggaaatgttGCAAACGCAAGTAATATACCAACAgatcttttcattaaaactaagtatgaaaaatgtttttaa
- the LOC107449848 gene encoding apolipoprotein D, with the protein MGRCEYYSVVLFAWAFVFIVKVQTQTLLLGACPNPPMQQNFSTQDFFGRWYEVERSFVMAELGWRCITVDYKEEGNRIKVETAGQAVVRRTMNALATFSPSNPARIILRGEGSLPTQSTNYILWTDYENAAVVWSCRNVEPPIPISGFDFLRNLSHTENLWILSRQRTLSPEIKEQIYSVLDTNAINRRSLRPVPQDNCQAAANPTE; encoded by the exons ATGGGCAGGTGTGAATATTATTCGGTCGTTCTTTTTGCATGGGCTTTCGTTTTCATTGTCAAGGTACAAACTCAGACTCTCTTGCTCGGAGCATGCCCAAATCCTCCtatgcaacaaaatttttcaactcagGAT TTTTTTGGAAGATGGTATGAAGTGGAGAGATCATTCGTGATGGCAGAACTCGGTTGGAGATGTATCACTGTTGACTATAAGGAAGAGGGCAACAGGATAAAAGTAGAAACTGCCGGACAAGCCGT tGTTAGAAGAACCATGAATGCACTTGCCACGTTTTCACCGAGTAATCCTGCTAGAATCATTTTGAGAGGAGAAGGct CTCTGCCAACACAAAGTACAAATTACATTCTGTGGACTGATTATGAAAATGCAGCTGTTGTGTGGTCTTGTAGGAATGTCGAACCTCCCATACCTATATCAGGATTTgactttttaagaaatctttcaCATACAG agAATTTGTGGATCTTGTCCCGTCAGAGGACCCTCAGCCCTGAAATAAAAGAGCAAATATACAGTGTATTGGACACAAATGCCATTAATAGGAGAAGTCTCAGACCTGTACCTCAGGACAACTGTCAGGCTGCAGCAAATCCAACGGAATAG